In Argiope bruennichi chromosome X1, qqArgBrue1.1, whole genome shotgun sequence, a single window of DNA contains:
- the LOC129958719 gene encoding uncharacterized protein LOC129958719, producing MDQMVDFYLEEEEKVIPKDYSPNAESFFKSKRGRKKRHEKRDSEGFKLPFLPSISQSVVSCTYSSTEIAPPGQSREMETTMQVDEEFESTSFLPHVPNNDDSFDPTIPESDNAPETSFESMETSFEATASVTENCLETNESIVTETSFETSESMVTETSFEHSVPSFASIPETSFGESVSFVSNNEPSYSVGQNGPYSTTNFEHSSFVEPPPGIGQINNVPGVYYMYEPYAQPQPLQTQQLECSNYECRDYFGLDDRDLNIPMENASIEMPTQLPNDAQLIDAIKDWLKSPNFDFLQNLEPNPPDLPLDLYEDLFD from the coding sequence ATGGATCAAATGGTAGATTTTTATTTAGAGGAGGAAGAAAAGGTGATTCCTAAAGACTATTCTCCCAATGCAGAATCCTTTTTCAAATCCAAAAGAGGGCGAAAGAAACGACACGAAAAACGAGATTCCGAGGGTTTTAAATTACCCTTTTTACCCTCAATTTCTCAAAGTGTCGTTTCGTGCACTTATTCATCAACAGAAATTGCACCACCTGGACAATCTCGAGAAATGGAAACGACGATGCAAGTTGATGAAGAGTTTGAATCGACGAGTTTTCTGCCTCATGTGCCCAACAATGATGACAGTTTTGATCCCACCATTCCCGAAAGTGACAATGCTCCAGAAACTAGTTTTGAAAGTATGGAAACTAGTTTTGAAGCTACTGCAAGTGTCACCGAAAATTGCCTTGAAACAAATGAATCTATTGTCACCGAAACTAGCTTTGAAACAAGTGAATCTATGGTCACCGAAACTAGCTTTGAGCATTCTGTGCCTAGTTTTGCGTCCATTCCAGAAACTAGCTTTGGTGAGAGTGTTTCATTCGTGTCAAACAACGAACCAAGTTACAGTGTTGGACAAAATGGGCCATACTCGACAACAAACTTTGAACATTCTAGTTTTGTTGAACCACCACCCGGTATTGGTCAAATAAACAATGTGCCAGGGGTTTATTACATGTACGAACCTTATGCACAACCACAACCTTTGCAAACTCAACAACTAGAATGTTCAAATTATGAATGTAGAGACTATTTTGGTCTGGACGATCGGGATTTAAATATCCCGATGGAAAATGCATCTATAGAAATGCCAACGCAATTACCTAATGATGCGCAACTTATAGATGCAATAAAGGATTGGTTAAAGAGcccaaattttgactttttacaaAACCTTGAACCAAATCCTCCAGACTTGCCACTGGATCTGTATGAAGATTTGTTTGATTAG